The DNA window CTAACTAATAAACCAACAACCTAAGCAATATACCCCCCATCCTAATTCTAACAATCCAACACACCAAATTAACACATTCTCATTATATTCTATAACCATTTTGCCTAAAATATTCTATATTATAAACAGAAAGTTTTTAATAGAAGTAATTTTCTAATTAATTTAAATTAACTAATCGTTTATTAAACAGTTATTAAAAGAAGTGATTAAATGAAACAACTTAGCTGGCTCATGGGAGGCCCTGCAGGTGCAGGCATTAAAATTTCAGGACTTATTCTTAGTAAAACATTCTCCAGACTAGGCCTAAATGTATTTGGTTATACAGAATATCCTTCCCTTGCAAGAGGAGGTCATAACACTTTTGCAATTAATGCTAGTCCTACTGCTAAAAGTGTAAAAAAAGAAATTGATATTCTTATTGCTCTTGATAAAAAAACTATGGAGTATCACAAAAATGAATTAAAAGAAACCGGATTAGTAATTTATGATTCAGATACTATTGAACTAGAAACTCCTTCTGCAAATTATATTGGAGTTCCATTTGATTCTATTGCGAAAGAATGCGGAACAGTTCTTGCAAAAAATACTGTAGCTTTAGGCGCAACAATTGCATTAATAAGAATTCCTTTTGAAAATCTTTCTGCAGCAATTACTTCAGAATTTAGTCATAAAGAAAAAGTTATTCAAGTAAACATTGATGCAGCTCAAAAAGGATTTGATTTTATTAAAGATAAAGCAATTCAATTAGATCAATTAGAATATCCCTCTAATCCAACAAAAAAAATGCTTATGACTGGAAATGATGCAATTGCAGTTGGAGCAATTCAAGCAGGATGTAAATTTTATTCAGCATATCCTATGACTCCTGCATCAAACATATTACATTATTTAGCAAATAAAGCAAGAGATTTTGATATTATTGTTAAACAAACAGAGGATGAAATAGCATCAATTAATGTGGCTATCGGATCATCATTTGCAGGAGTAAGATCTATGACTGCAACATCGGGAGGTGGTTTTTGTTTAATGACTGAAGGTTTAGGCCTTGCAGCAGTAACTGAAACTCCATTAGTAATTGTTAATGGTATGCGCCCAGGTCCAAGTACTGGAGTTCCTACATGGACCGAACAAAGCGATCTTGATTTTGTTCGTCATGCATCACACGGAGAATTTCCTCGAGTAGTTATTGCTCCAGGAGATATTGAAGAAAGTTTTTATGAAACAGTAAATGCATTTAATATTGCAGATATTTATCAATTACCAGTTATTATTCTTACAGATAAACTTGTTTGTGAAAGTCATTTAACTTCTAAAGATTTTGATTTATCTAAAACTAGCATTAATAGAGGACTACTTGAATCTGATTTATCAAATTATGATACTGCACACATTGGTAAACGACATTTATTTACTGAAACTGGAGTTTCTCCTCGATGGAATCCAGGAACTAAAGGTGGAATGTTTACGACTGCAGGCAACGAACATGATGAATTCGGCCAAGTTGATGATACAACAGATAATAGAATTAAAATGATGGATAAACGATTTAAAAAACTTAAATCTTTAGAAAACATTATTCCTCTGCCACAAATATATGGCGATTCCGATGCAGTTATTAGTTTAGTTTGTTGGGGCAGTGGAAAATTAAGTTGTTTAGATGCATTAGAACTTTTAGAAAAAGAAGGAATATCAGCAAATATTATTCATTTCAAATACTTAATTCCTTTTCCAAATAAAGAAAAAACAATTAATTTACTAAATAATCAAAAACAATTATTATTAATTGAAAATAATTTTACTGCACAATTAGGATCATTAATTAAAGAAAATTTATTACTAGACATACCAAATAAATTATTAAAGTATGATGGAAGACCATTTTACCCGTCAGAAATTGTAAAAAAGGTTAAAGAATTAACTAAAATTAATCCTAAATCTTTAGACAACTTTCAAGATCCAAAAAACTCAGAGGAGGAACATACAAAATGAGCGAATTATCAGATTATAATTCAGAATGTAGTCCTCATTGGTGTCCCGGCTGCGGTAATTTTGGAGTTTTAATTAGTTTAAAACGAGCACTAGTTAATCTTTCTCTTGAACCTCATAATGTTTTTATTACATCTGGAATTGGTTGTAGTAGTAAAGCACCTCACTGGATTAAAACATATGGTTTTCATGGAGTTCATGGAAGATCACTACCAGTTGCAACAGGTGCAAAACTTGCAAATCATGATCTCACAGTTATTGCTGAAGGAGGAGATGGTGACGGTTATGGTATAGGACTTAACCATTTTGTTCAAAGTTGTCGTCGTAATGTTAATATTAATTATTTTGTTCACAATAATATGATTTATGGTTTGACTACTGGACAAACTTCTCCAACATCTGATGAAGGTATGAAAACAAAATCTACTCCGTTTGGTAATCCTGAACCAGCAATAAATCCATTAGCAGTTGCAATTGCGTCAGGTGCAACTTTTGTTGCAAGAGGTTTTGCAGGAAATCCTAGTCAGCTTCAATCATTAATGGAACAAGCAATAAAACATAAAGGATTTGCATTCATAGATATTCTTCAACCATGCATTGCATTCAATAAACTTAACACATTTAAATGGTATAAAGAAAGATGTTATACGCTAGAAGATCATGATCCAAAAAATAAAGAACTTGCAATAAAACTAGCGCTTGAATGGAGCGGTGAAGATAATAAAATTGCAACAGGACTTTTTTATCAAGAAGAAAAAAGAACATATGAAGATCATTTACCTCAAATAAAAGATACTCCTCTAGTAAATCAACCAGTAAATCCAGATATTTCTAAAATTTTAGAAGAATTTAGATAATAAGTTAATTATTCTTTTTTCTTATGACTCAACATACTAATATTTATTAATAAACTTGATTTAATATAATTTATGACTTTATTTAAACCAAATAAACTTCTTTTTGGAACTGCAGGAATACCTCATTCTACAATCAAACCAACAACAATTAATGGAATTAAAAGAGTTCGGGAATTAGGTCTTGATTGTATGGAACTCGAATTTGTAAGACGTGTAAACATTAGTTTAGAAAAAGCACCAGAATTAAAAGAAGTTGCATTAAAAAATAATGTGGAACTTACGTGTCACGGCCAATATTATATTAACTTACATAGTTTAGAAAAAGAAAAAATTGAGGCATCAATTCAACGAGTTTTAAACGCTGCAAGAAGTGCTTGGTTTAGTGGCGGACACAGCGTTACTTTTCACGCAGCATATTACATGAAACAAGATCCTAAAAAAGTTTACGAAGTTGTTAAAGAAAAAATAAAACAAATTGTAAAAACATTGCAAGATGAAAGTATTCCTATTTGGATTCGTCCAGAAACAACTGGTAAAGGAACTCAATGGGGAACGTATCAAGAAATAACAAAACTTTCTGAAGAAATCGAACAAGTATTACCTTGTATTGATTTTAGTCATGTTCATGCAAGAATTGCAGGACCTGAAGAAAATTCAAAACGTTACAATAATTATGAAGAGTTTTCTAAAATTCTTACGCATGTTGAATCAAAACTTGGAAGAACAGCTTTAGATAATATGCATATTCACGTCTCAGGAATTAATTATGGCCCTAAAGGGGAACGTAACCATTTAATTTTAAAAGAAAGTGATTTGAAATATCAAGAACTTATGAAATCTTTTAAAGATTTTAATCTTAAAGGGTGCGTTATTTGTGAAAGTCCAAATATTGAGGAAGACGCATTACTTCTTCAAAAAACATACAATGAACTAAAACTATAATTTACTAAAATGTATATAAAAATTAAAAAAATCTAATTTCAAACGAAACATTTAAATCTTTTATAAATACTTAATATAAAATATAAATAATATTTTTACATTTTAAACTTAATAATTCAAAAAAAAGAGGTGTTTATCATGGCTACAAAAAATTCTACTAAAAGTACAACTAAATCAAAAACTTTCACTGCTCAACATAAGAAATTAGTTGATTCGCTAAATCCTAAACAAAAAGCTTATGTTAATTTAAAATTAAAAAATCCACAGAATGGAGAATATCTTCTAAGTGTGTTTCATTTAATTCCTGGAAAAAAACACAATATTTTACAAGCAGCATCAGAAGTTGCAGCAGAGTCTTCAACCGGAACAAATTTTAGAGTTCAAACAGAGACTCCATTTTCTCGCACAATGAATGCATTAGTTTACCAAGTAGATTTAAAACGAAATCTTGTATGGATTGCATATCCGTGGAGATTATTTGATAGAAATGGTAATGTTCAAAATATTTTAACATATGTTGTAGGCAATGTTTTAGGAATGAGTGATGTTGATGCACTTAAACTTCTTGACGTATGGTTCCCTCCTGCAATGCTTGAACAATATGATGGTCCTAGTTATACTATTGATGATATGAGAAAATACTTAGATGTTTATGATCGTCCAATTTTAGGAACTATTGTTAAACCAAAAATGGGATTAACTTCTGCAGAATATGCAGAAGTATGTTATGATTTCTGGGTTGGTGGAGGAGATTTTGTTAAAAACGATGAACCTCAAGCAGACCAAGACTTTTGCCCATATGATAAAATGGTAAAACATGTTAAAGAAGCAATGGATAAAGCAGTTAAAACTACTAAAAGAAAAAAAGTTCATTCATTTAATGTTTCATCTGCCGATTTTGATACTATGATCAAACGTTGTGAAATGGTTTGTAATGCAGGATTTGAACCTGGAAGTTATGCATTTTTAATTGATGGAATTACTGCAGGGTGGATGGCAGTTCAAACACTTCGTAGAAGATATCCTAATGTATTTATTCATTTTCATAGAGCCGCGCATGGAGCATTTACTCGGCCAGAAAATCCAATGGGTTTTACTGTTTTAGTTCTATCAAAGTTTGCTCGTCTTGCAGGCGCATCAGGAATTCATACTGGAACTGCAGGAGTAGGTAAAATGAAAGGAACTCCTAAAGAAGATATAATTGCAGCACATGTAATTCAACATTTTAAAGATAATGGCCACTTTTTCACGCAAGCTTGGAGTAAAATTCCAGGAAAAGATAAAGATGCAATTCAGTTGACCCATAAAGATATTGCACATCAAGTTATTTTAGAGGATGATAGTTGGAGAGGTATGAAAAAATGTGCACCAATTGTTTCAGGAGGACTAAATCCAACGCTACTAAAACCATTTATTGATATTATGGGTAATGTTGATTTTATTACAACTATGGGTGCTGGTTGTCATGCACATCCTAAAGGAACAAAAGCTGGAGCTGCAGCACTCGTTCAATCATGTGATGCGTATAAACAAGGAATAAGCATTCACACATATGCAAAAAAACATAAAGAACTCAAACAAGCAATTGACTTTTTTGAAAAGAAGAAAACAGATCATGTTAAATTAGTAAAAAAAGCGCATAATACTGAAAAAAATTAATTTATTTCTTTTTTTATTATTTTATATTTATTTTAAACATTCCGTAAATTTTACAATAATTCTCATGTTTTTGCATCAATTACCAAAATAACCAGGAGTTAATTTTATAAAACCCAGCTCCATTTCTAACATTTATGGTTTCAAGAGCTGAAAAAAACAAAATGATGAAATTTATGGTTCACAGACTCGAAGAGTCAGGATTATACGTAATTATGAATCAAGATCATGAACATTTAGTTGTTCGCGAAAAACCAGAGGAAGTAGAAACTCCTAAAACAATTTATGTTGTAGGTCATAATCGCAGAAGAACTTCAGATGAACTTGCAACACTTCAAGGAACTAATAGAAGTCAAGGAGTTTATACTGCTCACGTATTTCATAAAAAAACAGTCCATACAGATCCAAAAAAAGATTTCTTTATTCGATTAATGGATGTTTCGGCTGCAAGATATGATAAAAGTTTGAAAAATTATACTTGGGATGCAATTCAAGCAATGCTTTATCTAAGAGGTTTAGAAAAAGATGTAGGTCAAGCATATCTTCAAATGCTTAATTATTATCAACCAGAAACTGCAAGATTAGATGAATCAGTTAGAGTTTTTAAATTAGATCCAGTAAATCTGGATTATAGTCATCTTGACGGCAAAACAAGAATTGATAATCTTGGACGAGAAGTTCCAGTATTTAGACCTCAAGATGGTCCATCTATTGATTACAAACTACCTAATGAAACAATTGATCATCGAGTTATAAGTACTTCTCCTGCAAAATTAGTAATTCTAAAACCTGAGCACCAACCAGATCATCGTTATCGTGCTTGGATGGTTCGTGTTAAAAATTAAAAAAAACAGAAAAACAACAAAAATATTAAAAATCAAAAAAAAAACATAAATCAAAAAACATGAAATATAATAAAAAAAATAATTAAATAATTTTTTTAAATTTTTTCCCATAAATTAATTTTATTTTAAAAACTCGTCTAAAACTTTAATTAAATTAAATTCCCCTTTTTCGAAAAGATCATAGCGAATTCTAGTTGCAGGTTTGGATACGCTCATTAATTTTTTCAAATCAAATGGAGTTCCAATAACTACTCCCTCACAATTTGCGCGATCAATGGCATCAGTTAATTCTTTTATTTGTTTATCACTATAACCCATTGCAGGAATTATTTGACTTAATCCAAATTTTTCCATAGTGTGTTTTAATTCTCCTGAAACAAATTCGATAGGATTTATTATTTCACAATTATATTTTTGTGCTGCAACAAATCCTGCACCAATTTTCATTCCTCCATGAGTGAGTGTTGGTCCATCTTCTATAATTAAAACTTTTTTTCCTTCAATAAGTTCTGGTTCTTCAGCTCTAACTGTGGAATCTGCATGCATTATTTTTGCAGTTGGATTAACTAATTTAACATTATCTTCAACAATTTTTATTTGCCCATCTTCTGCTGTATCTTCTTTGTTAATTAAAACAATATCAGCCATCCTAAGATTTGTTTCACCAGGATAATACGATAATTCATGACCTGGCCTATGAGGATCTGCAACAGTTATGAACAAATCAGGTTTGAAAAATGGAGTATCATTATTCCCCCCATCCCATAAAACTACATCTGCTTCTTGTTCTGCTTGTCGAAGTATTTTTTCATAATCGACGCCCGCATAAACTATAATTCCTTGTTCAACTAAAGGTTCATATTCTTCTCTTTCTTCAATAGTACATTCGTGTTTTTCAAAATCTTCATAATTTTCAAATCTTTGTACTGCTTGTTTTACAAGATCCCCATATGGCATAGGATGTCGTACTGCAACAACTTTTTTTCCTTTAGAAATTAAAATATCACATATCTTTCTTGTTGTTTGACTTTTACCACATCCTGTCCGAGTAGCACAAACAGCAATCACAGGTTTAATACTTTTAAGCATGGTATGAGTTCCAATTAATTTAAAATCTGCACCAAGTGCATTTGCTTGACTTGCTTTATGCATGACGTATTCGTGAGGAACATCAGAGTATGAAAAAGTAATTTCTAAAACATTTTCTTTTTTTGCAAACTCTGCTAATTTTTCTTCGGCAATAATTGGAATTCCTTCAGGATATAATTGCCCTGCAAGCTCAGCAGGATATTTTTTATCTTCAATTCCAGGTATTTGCGTTGCAGTAAAACAAACTACATTATAATTTTCATTATCCCTATAATACGTATTAAAGTTATGAAAATCTCTTCCTGCAGCACCCATAATAATTACATTTTTCTTATCCATAGATATCACCTTTTTAATTAATTTTAGATTATGATTATTTTTACTTAATTTATGATTATTTTTTTATTAATGTATTAATTAAAAAAACTGTTGTGTAATATTTACAATATTTTGTAATTGGACATAAATCACATTTTGGCCCGATGGGTTTACAAATATTTTGTCCAAATGTGACAAGCGCACTACCAAATTCAATCCATTTTGATTTTGGAATAATTTTTATGAGTTCAGTTTCAGTTTCTTCAGGAACATTAGTATTTACGAGACCTATGCGATTTGGAATTCGATGGCAATGAGTATCAACTGCAAATGCAGCAATATCATAACCATGAGATAACACAATATTTGCAGTTTTTCTCCCAACACCCTTAAAATTCAATAACTCAGTCAAAGAATCAGGAACTATAGAATCATAATTATCAATTAATTCTTGAGAAATATTTTTAATACGTTGAGATTTTGTTTTATAAAAACCCACAGGATAAATTATTTTTTCTATTTGACTAAGATTTAATTTTACTAAGTCTTTTGGTTTTTTAATTTTTAAAAATAACTTGGCAGTTGCTTTTTCTGTTATTTCATCTTTAGTTCTTAAACTAAGCAAACAACTTATTAAAACTTTATACGGATCTCGTTTTGATTTTTCTAAACTTAGTTGATCCATAAGTGGCCTATTAAATTGCAGTATTTTTTTAGAAATCAGTTTAATTATTTGAGTTATTTCTTTTTTTGTTAATTTATTTTTAGTCAATTCTAAGTTATCTCTTTTTTTAATCATAAAAAACCCCTAAAACCTTAGTAAAAAACACATAATAAATAGGAAATAGTTACTTATTTTAATTGTTTGGGTAATTTTATTAAAAAAATTTATTAACTATTAGCACATTTAACAAAATAATGATTAAAGGAATTTTATTTGATATGGATGGAGTAGTAGCAGATACTGAATATCTTCATTACAAAAGTTATATTGAAGCACTAAAACCCTATGGAGTATTTATTGAAGAACAAGATTATTATGATTTTTGGACAACTAAAGGTGGCAGGTTTACTGAATACATTAAAATTCATAATTTAGAAGCAAAAGGTATCGAATATGAAAAAATCATCAAAGTAAAACGAGAATTATTTAAAAAATTTGTTAATACTGAGATGGTTATTGATCAGAAAAGAATTACTGCAATAAAACTTTTAGCTCAAAATTTTCCGCTAGCACTAGTAACTGGTTCAAGCACAAATCAAGCAAAACAAATTCTAAAACTAACGAATCTAACAAATTGTTTTAAGTTTATTATTGGAGGGGAAATGCATTCTAAACATAAACCAGATCCCGAATGTTTTTTAATGGCTAGTAAAAAACTAAATATTCTTCCAACAAATCTAGTTGTAATTGAGGATGCGCAAAAAGGAATTATTGCAGCTGCAAACGGAGGCATGAAAAGTATAGCAATACCAACAAAAGCGACCAAAAATGATGATTTTTCACTTGCAACAAAAATTGTATCCCATTTATCCGAAATAACCCCTGAATTTTTAAATAAATTATAGCCCCAAACAGCACAAAAACACCACTCAATAGTGATTACAAAAACGAAACATTTATAAATAATCTAAACGACTTCTCGCAGGACACCTTATATTTATTAAGAAACAACAATATAAGGCGCACAACTCAAAAATATCCTGTGAAAAAAATGAGTGAAAAGAATCCTTCTCCAAAACAAAAACGTAACCTAACTAGGAGAATTATCAATTTAAATAATATAATTTTCAATCACCCTTGGTTATACACCATAACCTATGCAGGGATGGGCACTGCAATAACTGCTCAAAACCCAGCTAGCTATGAAATTGGAGCAGGATTTTTAGGTGCAGGATTATTAGGTGACATGGTTAGACGCGGAGTTAATTGGGCATCAAACAGAAAATGGCACAATGAACTATCAAATATTAGCAAAGTAATGGGCCTAGATTGTTTTGATGACATAGTAAAACAAATAAAAACAGAAAACAATTACCGCGGCAAATTTGTCAAATTAGAAGTTAGAGGAAGACAAGAAGGAACTGGATTATTCAGAGGCGGCTATTTTACAAAATTAGATTTATTATTTGGAGATGGAAATAGAAAAAAATTAATTTACAAATATAATGATAAACCAAATTTAAACGTGGGCGGCACAGTAACTACTTACTTAAGAGAACTCGGACACAAATTTGTTCCAAAAAGATATGCGCACGAATTATTTGCTGCAAAAAAATTAGGTGCTGCAGGACGACAATTAAGTCGAGGTCAACTTTATGAATATATTGAAGGCGACACACTAGAAAATTTAGTAATAAAAGGTGAAAAACCAACTCAAGAAAAATCACAATTAGAAATGGCACAAGTAGCAAGACTTTTTAAAAATATGTTTAGTATTTATTCTCATAAAACAACCAATCAATTAAAATCTGGTGAGCAATTCATGCCCTACCCTGCACAAGATTTAGATTCAACCACAGGAGCAAGTAGTTTTAATCAATCAGAACATAGATTCCATCAAAAACTTTTAAGTTCAATTGATGATTCAGATTTACATAAAATTCTTTCAACCACATACAATCAAGCAACACAAGATCAGAATTTATGTTTAATTCACGGAGATTTACATCAAGGAAATTTAATTGATACAGGCGAATCTCTCGATTTAAGAATAATCGATTGGGACAGCGCACAATTAGGAATTCCTTATCAAGATTTTATTCATTTTGCAACAATTACTGACTTGGAAAAAGAACCTAGTTTTGAAGCAGCACGTGCTCAAATAATTGCAGCTCAAGAAAAAATTATTGGACCAGTTAAACCTGAATATCTCAAATTAATTGAATTCGAAACATATTTTAGTCTACTTAACAGATATTTTTCGACAATGGAGCAAGGCCAAATTAGAGAAGAATTCTGGCCCAATTTACTTAATTCTTGCGCATATTTGCTAAACAAAGCAAAACAATCACTAGCAGATTATTCAGAAATTACA is part of the Candidatus Woesearchaeota archaeon genome and encodes:
- a CDS encoding 2-oxoacid:acceptor oxidoreductase subunit alpha, which gives rise to MKQLSWLMGGPAGAGIKISGLILSKTFSRLGLNVFGYTEYPSLARGGHNTFAINASPTAKSVKKEIDILIALDKKTMEYHKNELKETGLVIYDSDTIELETPSANYIGVPFDSIAKECGTVLAKNTVALGATIALIRIPFENLSAAITSEFSHKEKVIQVNIDAAQKGFDFIKDKAIQLDQLEYPSNPTKKMLMTGNDAIAVGAIQAGCKFYSAYPMTPASNILHYLANKARDFDIIVKQTEDEIASINVAIGSSFAGVRSMTATSGGGFCLMTEGLGLAAVTETPLVIVNGMRPGPSTGVPTWTEQSDLDFVRHASHGEFPRVVIAPGDIEESFYETVNAFNIADIYQLPVIILTDKLVCESHLTSKDFDLSKTSINRGLLESDLSNYDTAHIGKRHLFTETGVSPRWNPGTKGGMFTTAGNEHDEFGQVDDTTDNRIKMMDKRFKKLKSLENIIPLPQIYGDSDAVISLVCWGSGKLSCLDALELLEKEGISANIIHFKYLIPFPNKEKTINLLNNQKQLLLIENNFTAQLGSLIKENLLLDIPNKLLKYDGRPFYPSEIVKKVKELTKINPKSLDNFQDPKNSEEEHTK
- a CDS encoding HAD family phosphatase, encoding MIKGILFDMDGVVADTEYLHYKSYIEALKPYGVFIEEQDYYDFWTTKGGRFTEYIKIHNLEAKGIEYEKIIKVKRELFKKFVNTEMVIDQKRITAIKLLAQNFPLALVTGSSTNQAKQILKLTNLTNCFKFIIGGEMHSKHKPDPECFLMASKKLNILPTNLVVIEDAQKGIIAAANGGMKSIAIPTKATKNDDFSLATKIVSHLSEITPEFLNKL
- a CDS encoding endonuclease III is translated as MIKKRDNLELTKNKLTKKEITQIIKLISKKILQFNRPLMDQLSLEKSKRDPYKVLISCLLSLRTKDEITEKATAKLFLKIKKPKDLVKLNLSQIEKIIYPVGFYKTKSQRIKNISQELIDNYDSIVPDSLTELLNFKGVGRKTANIVLSHGYDIAAFAVDTHCHRIPNRIGLVNTNVPEETETELIKIIPKSKWIEFGSALVTFGQNICKPIGPKCDLCPITKYCKYYTTVFLINTLIKK
- a CDS encoding aminoglycoside phosphotransferase family protein — its product is MSEKNPSPKQKRNLTRRIINLNNIIFNHPWLYTITYAGMGTAITAQNPASYEIGAGFLGAGLLGDMVRRGVNWASNRKWHNELSNISKVMGLDCFDDIVKQIKTENNYRGKFVKLEVRGRQEGTGLFRGGYFTKLDLLFGDGNRKKLIYKYNDKPNLNVGGTVTTYLRELGHKFVPKRYAHELFAAKKLGAAGRQLSRGQLYEYIEGDTLENLVIKGEKPTQEKSQLEMAQVARLFKNMFSIYSHKTTNQLKSGEQFMPYPAQDLDSTTGASSFNQSEHRFHQKLLSSIDDSDLHKILSTTYNQATQDQNLCLIHGDLHQGNLIDTGESLDLRIIDWDSAQLGIPYQDFIHFATITDLEKEPSFEAARAQIIAAQEKIIGPVKPEYLKLIEFETYFSLLNRYFSTMEQGQIREEFWPNLLNSCAYLLNKAKQSLADYSEITRTDQLAEEFAKYSENRFGDLNNLEPDEKTSVAYAHTTNHQYRIDADNIAEENFQKHLLNVENIVVSETNNRNMMSGDVAINATFITGAALVGKYQGIEIPPELIGMGITAVALAVAINQQERIINGITKYARKLMN
- a CDS encoding 2-oxoacid:ferredoxin oxidoreductase subunit beta; this translates as MSELSDYNSECSPHWCPGCGNFGVLISLKRALVNLSLEPHNVFITSGIGCSSKAPHWIKTYGFHGVHGRSLPVATGAKLANHDLTVIAEGGDGDGYGIGLNHFVQSCRRNVNINYFVHNNMIYGLTTGQTSPTSDEGMKTKSTPFGNPEPAINPLAVAIASGATFVARGFAGNPSQLQSLMEQAIKHKGFAFIDILQPCIAFNKLNTFKWYKERCYTLEDHDPKNKELAIKLALEWSGEDNKIATGLFYQEEKRTYEDHLPQIKDTPLVNQPVNPDISKILEEFR
- a CDS encoding TIM barrel protein — translated: MTLFKPNKLLFGTAGIPHSTIKPTTINGIKRVRELGLDCMELEFVRRVNISLEKAPELKEVALKNNVELTCHGQYYINLHSLEKEKIEASIQRVLNAARSAWFSGGHSVTFHAAYYMKQDPKKVYEVVKEKIKQIVKTLQDESIPIWIRPETTGKGTQWGTYQEITKLSEEIEQVLPCIDFSHVHARIAGPEENSKRYNNYEEFSKILTHVESKLGRTALDNMHIHVSGINYGPKGERNHLILKESDLKYQELMKSFKDFNLKGCVICESPNIEEDALLLQKTYNELKL
- a CDS encoding GTPase, whose product is MDKKNVIIMGAAGRDFHNFNTYYRDNENYNVVCFTATQIPGIEDKKYPAELAGQLYPEGIPIIAEEKLAEFAKKENVLEITFSYSDVPHEYVMHKASQANALGADFKLIGTHTMLKSIKPVIAVCATRTGCGKSQTTRKICDILISKGKKVVAVRHPMPYGDLVKQAVQRFENYEDFEKHECTIEEREEYEPLVEQGIIVYAGVDYEKILRQAEQEADVVLWDGGNNDTPFFKPDLFITVADPHRPGHELSYYPGETNLRMADIVLINKEDTAEDGQIKIVEDNVKLVNPTAKIMHADSTVRAEEPELIEGKKVLIIEDGPTLTHGGMKIGAGFVAAQKYNCEIINPIEFVSGELKHTMEKFGLSQIIPAMGYSDKQIKELTDAIDRANCEGVVIGTPFDLKKLMSVSKPATRIRYDLFEKGEFNLIKVLDEFLK
- a CDS encoding ribulose-bisphosphate carboxylase gives rise to the protein MATKNSTKSTTKSKTFTAQHKKLVDSLNPKQKAYVNLKLKNPQNGEYLLSVFHLIPGKKHNILQAASEVAAESSTGTNFRVQTETPFSRTMNALVYQVDLKRNLVWIAYPWRLFDRNGNVQNILTYVVGNVLGMSDVDALKLLDVWFPPAMLEQYDGPSYTIDDMRKYLDVYDRPILGTIVKPKMGLTSAEYAEVCYDFWVGGGDFVKNDEPQADQDFCPYDKMVKHVKEAMDKAVKTTKRKKVHSFNVSSADFDTMIKRCEMVCNAGFEPGSYAFLIDGITAGWMAVQTLRRRYPNVFIHFHRAAHGAFTRPENPMGFTVLVLSKFARLAGASGIHTGTAGVGKMKGTPKEDIIAAHVIQHFKDNGHFFTQAWSKIPGKDKDAIQLTHKDIAHQVILEDDSWRGMKKCAPIVSGGLNPTLLKPFIDIMGNVDFITTMGAGCHAHPKGTKAGAAALVQSCDAYKQGISIHTYAKKHKELKQAIDFFEKKKTDHVKLVKKAHNTEKN